A window of Gossypium hirsutum isolate 1008001.06 chromosome D13, Gossypium_hirsutum_v2.1, whole genome shotgun sequence genomic DNA:
aagatCCTTAGGCAAAAATAAAGGGTGGCGGCTAAGTAAAGAAGGAAAGAGGAAGACGAAGGAAAGATCCTTAGACACGCGAAAGCTGTCTTCTCGAAGTCTTCCATATTTCTTACTTTGTTTTTTCGtgaattgaatgatgaaaatggTGTTGGATAATCTTTTGGTGTTGGATTTTATTTTCCAACCCATGAGCCAAATCTCAGGGTTAAGATTACTTTGATAaaacctttatttttctttaatggttgaagcataaatctgcattagtttactggtttattcaatttttcttatttctaaattgtatgtgtGCAATCCTTAGACATAGTCAACTGTGCAACATAcccttaaattaatctaattttggAAATGTTGGATTAGTTagaccatggttgaatgatatgaacAAGTACTCGATCGATACTTGTAGtggactctagacatagagcaacgATCATACAGAAGGAAACAATACAGGATGCCATGTTAAACGCCTATAGACATATATTGCCACCATCAAGGTGACTTGAGGTttttgctctcgaaagaagcagatCACTTTAGAACTCTCTGAGTAGTAGATTAAGTACAATTTTGTTGGTGCGTTATTGATGGTAATGGTAGATTTTTAGTAATCCCGACCGTCCAAATCAACATCGTATATCCCTAATTCTTTGATGTCGTATCTTTACCATttcattcttagttatttatttattcatttacatAATATTCTCGTAGTAATTCTCATAATTGCCATTACATTTCTACTCTCGTTTTGTCATAGCATTTCCAAGTATTCATTAATTCCACATATTGCATTCATCATTATTCCTTTTAATTGCCACTGCATACTTACCATAACTTTACCATAGCATTAattgcattttattataataacttaaccACTTTTGTGTCTCAATCCGATACTCGTGGGAacaatactcactcatcactttattacctaattcgacatgtatacttgcacaatttgcaTATCATTTCACACGCAACAAGCGTCTACCCCCTTAATAGGCCTATAAAACGCGAAGGATTAATCATTGAACTTGCTTCAATGAATACTttaagaaaaccaaaaaaaaaaataaagagatgcATTAATacacaaataattttttatagaaaaaaaaactatgtttACTCTTATATATACGGTTCCTATACGTAAAAGTTTTTTTATACTCCTCATTGTGAAACATATATTATCTAATGAGTTGTTAAGATCATAGAAGTATCTATAcgtataacaaaaataataataaacatcaaTGATTGAAAGTTAAAATTCTATTTACTTTTAGTTAAAATTTCAAGTAtacaatatttataaatatatttatttttacataaaaatatttaaagatatTTAATATTGTTTATGGATATCTAACTAGTGGCGGATTTAGGAGGCTAGCAGGGGCCTCGATtccccctaaaatagaaattttttcatttatactctttataatttataaagttttaaattagtaatggtaaatttgcactttggcccctcaaaaataataaaatttttattttatcttctaaaaattataaagatataaactattaaaatagtaaaattatatttttactatcataaaaatatataatttagttttggactcccaaaaaaaatttataacttcACCCTATCTCTTAAGTCGTATTTCTGAGCCATACCAATTATGGAATACCGAAAAATATTGGGAAAAAACGCTACCGCCAAATCCCCTATTAATCTCTAGGAAGAAGCTAAGAATCAGACAAAAGAAGAGTAAAGCAGTCTCAGGTGGGTTCGTTTCTAGTTTTTAGTCTTAGGCACAGTGTTTGAAAGCAAAATGCATCAGATTCTTTGCTTTCTATTATTCTATCTCTTACAAGAATATAAGAAATGCATCTACCCAAACCGAAAGCTTCTATTAAATCTATCACTAAAGCTTTtcttttggttttaaattttaatcaatttcacaaattaacccaCTGATTAAAGCCAGAGTCGACATGTGATTTCTTATAAAGCGCGGGTTGGGCATAGGTTCAATTCATTGACATTTCTAATTCaagtttcaaaatttaaacttttaaattgaaATTTCATTAAATAACAAATGTAATGCGATACCCTTATACTAAGAGTTGGATTGTATTCTGACTCCTTCACTTAAAAAatagcaatttagtctttatatattagatcaaagagcaaattgttCTTTCTATTTAAAGACccatctatttttactattaaaaaattgATCTTTATATGTCAGCATAAGTTACACATGGCCAGTGGTAGAGCCAGGGGGGTTGGCAAAGGCCTcgccccccctaaaatggaaagtTTTCCATTTAggctctttataatttataaaattttaaattagtaatggtaaaattacactttagccccaaaatgataaaattttgatttaatcctttaaaaattataaagatatagactattaaaatggtgaaattacatgtttactattgtaaaaatataaaatttaatttcaccctccccaaaaaaattttctagctcCGCCACTACACGTGACACGTCACGTGTAACTGTTTAGTTATTCCGTTAGCCAATTCAGCTTTTAATAGTAGAAAtcgatgaaatttttaattgaatgatcaatttactctttgatctaatgtaaaaagactaaattcccCATTTTTTAGTAAAGATGGCAAAATACATTTTAACTCCTAATACATATATCTACTTTTACCTAAATCTTAAAATTGTGCACAAATATAACACAAGAATTTTAAAGTTTGATGGGAGTGGAGAAATATGTTATTACTATAAGCTTTTAAGATCCCACAACTAAACTAGTGGGTGATATAATATAcccttaaaatatatttaaaaataatatataatagtttGTCAATCacaatgtaattaaaaaaaaaatcactatcTCTATATATCAAAAACCAATTTTTAAGTCATGCCATTAAATATTGTCACAAGTttgtatatattaattaagttgaaTGAGTAGCTAAGAAATTGTTTATttgaatcataattaattaatcaatatgtatatatcttttttATATCATGAGTGTATAAAGACAATAATTAGCTTTTTATAGTTAATCTATCCTGTGGTCCAATGAAGAACAAAAACTTACGTTGAAAATCATATCTCCATGGATATTATATTTTAGATTTGAACCTGAATAATTTTTCTACTGTATTTGACAATTAAagaatttaattaggtaatttcaTTTTCAATCAAACATAATAAAGTGTGTGCCTTAAAGGGTTGGGCATCTTAAATCTTCTAAATGGAGAATAAAGTAGgataatatttcattttattttattttacaatcgAAATTAGTTTTTTATagtacataaaaaaattttaaatggttAGTTCCACTCAATGTTATTAAATTATCACACAAACTTTACATTGCTCCATAACTTTCAAAGAATTGGTAGgtaaatttcaaaatgttttaaattattaatattgtattagttaggtttttttttgttagttTAGTTGTCAATTTAGGCGTTAAATGTAGGTTAAGATTTGACGTGGAATGTATTTGaaatatatggattaaattgtaaatatgtatgTAACTACAATATAAAAAATTTGGATCTGACGAGTTTAGGAAAAGGTGATATCAATCAAATTTAAGAGgacaatttctctttttttttaaaacactttAGAATTTAGATTGAAGTTGAGTTCAATaggtatatatgtatttacaatttaatctatatgttttaaatatgtttcaaTTCATATTTGAGTTGCATTTAATGCATAAGCTAATGGCTAGGCTGATGAAAGGACCTGattgaaatgataataatatttagaAAACTCAATTAAAACGTTTTGAAGGTAAAGAATCAATTTAAAATGTGAGTCATAATTTAAGGATGTCTGTTAAAATTAACCCAAAAGTTAAATATGTATAACCTtgggttaaattctactattagccCCTGTATTATGCGTAAGTTGTGggtttagtccctatactttaattttgtcacttttagtccctgtactttttaatttggtcaatttaatccctatactttttaaatttaaatttctagTCTTGACCCATACAGTAGCAATTAAACTCGCTTGGTTAAATTCAACTATTAGTCATGTACTACTCATAAAGTTGtaaatttaatccatattctacaatttgatcattcttagcctatacttttcaaattttgaatttttaatattgaCGCAAACAAAATTCGTTAAATCCATTAAGTGGATCTTTTTAGTAATATGTAAAAATAGCACGCCGACATTACACtacacatgtgataatatgtCTGTCGCATaagaatttgaaaataatataacttaataaatGTAACAACTACCATTTGgtcaggactaaaatttcaaaatttaaaaagtacaatgactaaaaatgagcaaattaaagtacatagactaaatctacaacttacacatagtaaagggactaatagcaaaatttaaccttaattttgGGTCTTTTATTGTGAAACTAAAAATTGGATTAATACACCATTTGATACCTAAGCTTGGCTTCAACGTACAATTTGGTACGTAAGtttttttgtcctaatttggTACATGAGTTtgacttcaatgttcaattttgTACCCCCAACCAAATGGCATTAGATGGCCTAATGAATATTTGACACATATGCTCtactaaaaaaaaacatatgtaattgggacaaaaaaacccgaaatatcaaattaaacattgaagTCAAACTCAAATGCGTACCTAGGACAAAAGAAAACTCAAGTACCAATTTGAAAAAAACTTAGGTACCAAGGTGAAACTTGAAGccaaactcaaatatcaaattgaatattgcAGTCAAATTTGAGTACCAAATAACgtattaacccttaaattttttaaCGTGGACCTATCAAAATCAATTTTCTAAGGTGTTCTATAAAAACATAGAACCATCGATTAGATTACATTTCTAAAATTGAGTGGTAAAAGTTGtgaaaagaataatatatatgtttatatatatgtttgtgtgtgtgtatatatatatgggagcATAATAAGGAAGACAATTTTTGAAGCAAAGAATGACCCATAGACATTGGCATGATACTTTTTGTCTATGTTGCATGTTCCATTTAAACTTCAAATTACAACTTTCCTTCCAATGAAGCTACTTTAGTTTTGGTGTTGCCAAATTCATGCTcatgaattagagctcaaaagAGTGATATGGAAATCAAAATTATATGCCATCGTTGCAAGCAAAAGTTTTCAGCGTCAACTACTACGGAGATCATTATTTGCCCGCAATGTCGTACAGTCATTCCCAACCGAACACCGAGAAAACAATCGCCGCCTTCTGGTGGAGACTATGGCAGTTCAATTCCATCATTAATAGGTAACCTTTTGAAGAAACTTTGTCACGCTCTGAAACCGGCTACTGCTCCGGGGCTGTCATCATTCGTTTACCCTAAATCTTGTGGTTTGGATAATGTTGGCGCATTGGGGAATAAACGTGCTGTGCTTTGCGGTGTGAGCTACAAAAAGTGGAAGTATAAGCTCAAAGGGACCATAAACGATGTGTTCAACATGAGAGATTTGTTGATTCGGTACTACGAATATCGGGATGAAAACATGCTAATTCTCACAGGTATTTTAGCATAAACCTTATGGGTTTTAATTTAGCTTGCGTGACATTGATCCAATCTGCTCAATTTCAACCCATCTTCTTGTAATTTTCATATgtttcctaatattttaacattttctcatatttgaatttgaaaaacggatttgattaattgaaaaaaaaaacataatctaGCTATAGTTGATCataaaaagtcaaaaattttGAACATATTCAACCCTATTTTAAATGTATCCAAACTCTGAAACGACATTAACCAAAAATGacaataattcaaaaattaacttGATATGAAAACTTTAATCTCAAACTCAAATGACCTAAAACTAAACAACTCAaatccaaaaatatcattgaacttAATCTTGAAATCACTTCAACTCGAaataattaaaaccaaaatagCCCAAGCCCCGAATAACTTGCTCCGAAAACTCAAACATTaaattcaaataactcaaaccCTAAACAACCTAAACCTAAAAATGACTTATACCCTAATCCGAAAATCAATCGATCCAAATTGACCCAATCCAAACCAGACAGCCAAGTTTAATTTGAACTCGCACAGTGAAAATGGGTACCGTATGTATTGAACTGCAGAGGAACAACCAGACGCCAGGCTTATACCAACGAAGGCGAACATCGAGAGTAGCTTGAAATGGCTGGTGAAGGACTGTCGTTCAGGAGATTCGCTGGTTTTCTATTATTCCGGGCACGGCTTACGGCAACCCGATTTTGAAGGCGATGAGATTGATGGGTTCGACGAGACCATATGCCCGGTTGATTTTCTGAAAGAAGGCATGATCGTCGACAATGACATTTATGCCACCATTGTTCAGCCGCTGACAGAGGGTGTCAGGCTTCATGCCATTGTTGATGCTTGCCATAGCGGAACTATTCTTGATCTAGAGCACTACTATGACAACAACGAGTAAGTCTCACATTTCTTTTCGCAAAAAACTTCACTCCCGATCATAAAAACCTTATTCTCTGTTTGAGATATACGTATGTAAGGTAATGCGCTTTACGTGTTCAACCATTTGACTCAATGGGTGCGTGCTCTTTTTCAAAAACTTCACCATTCTTTATCTAGAGCACGTCTATGACAAAGAAAAGTAAGCTCCTCGTTTCTTTCACAAAAGATTCACTGCCAATCGTAGAATTCCTGTTCCAAGGTTGGTATACATTTATGCAAAGCAATGCATTTTATGTGTTCGAGCATTTGCTCAATGGTTGCGTGCTCTTTTCAAAAACTTCACTATTCTTGATCTAGAGCACGTCTATGATAAAGAAAAAGTATTTTCTACAATATTCCTTTCACAAAAACTTCACTTCCAATCGTAAAAATACTTTTCTGTGGATGATGTATTTGTATGTAAAGTAATGACCATTTGCCTCAATGGGTGCGTGCTCTTTTCAAAGAATCAGATTCTAATTTCTTTCTCCTACGGTTAGACAGCAATGGAAAGATAACAAACCTCCATCGGGTGCGAGGAAACAAACAAGTGGTGGAAAAGCTTATTGTATCAGTGCTTGCGAAGATGACCAGGTTGCTGCTGACACAACGGTAAGTAATTTATGCCTTAATTGATAATCCGTCGAAAAGATAGTAAATCAATCGAAaatcaatattttcaataattcaaatttttaataacttatattaaAAATCACAGCATAAAACCTTTtctgtatatataaataaactatgAAAAGTAGATAAAGGAGAATATTTTgcttaaaatattagtatttttaaacatttatacttttattttcaagaatttagtgtttttattttttattttaaaattcaaatccaactattaacactatcaatttttttattaaatttgttggtgtgacattttaatttttttttttttaaagcgtAGCCATGTAATTGAAAAAATGAGATTGTAATGAGCTTGAATATAACACAAAAATTAACAGTGTAAACATTTGAACCTaggttttgaaatttgaaaagtagagagaTTCTTGGAAATGAAAATTCAAAGACTAATTTTCAAATAGTACAgtgacttatgacatattttaaccgaatatctttcatttattttattttattttttaatattatgttataCCATATagattttatgtttaaaatttgaaatattcttTTTACATTTATTAA
This region includes:
- the LOC107918862 gene encoding metacaspase-1, which produces MEIKIICHRCKQKFSASTTTEIIICPQCRTVIPNRTPRKQSPPSGGDYGSSIPSLIGNLLKKLCHALKPATAPGLSSFVYPKSCGLDNVGALGNKRAVLCGVSYKKWKYKLKGTINDVFNMRDLLIRYYEYRDENMLILTEEQPDARLIPTKANIESSLKWLVKDCRSGDSLVFYYSGHGLRQPDFEGDEIDGFDETICPVDFLKEGMIVDNDIYATIVQPLTEGVRLHAIVDACHSGTILDLEHYYDNNEQQWKDNKPPSGARKQTSGGKAYCISACEDDQVAADTTAFSSKTMNGALTYILIEVVKANPDVTYGILLKNILERIDKANERGCVGGSGILSRIFGPNITQKPLLSASEQFNIYETQFKL